Proteins encoded in a region of the Streptomyces sp. NBC_00513 genome:
- a CDS encoding ABC transporter permease/substrate binding protein — protein MPRLHLGAWVDSGVDFLQRHLSWLFDAISTVVTGLYDGIDAVLNAPAPLLFAGILAVAAWWLRGLLAALLAFVGFALVDSVGLWSEAMSTLSLVLVATLVTLFFAVPLGIWASRSDRVSAVLRPVLDFMQTMPAMVYLIPGIIFFGVGVVPGIIATIIFSLPPGVRMTELGIRQVDGELVEAADAFGTTPRDTLVRVQLPLALPTIMAGINQVIMLGLSMVVIAGMVGGGGLGGAVYRAIGNVDIGLGFEAGISIVILAMYLDRMTGALGRQVSPLGRRALAKTQAAARGAAKLWNHRPQPAYAVTGAVVLALVAGGLGAFGGSDQPKTTASGAENVGKGRKINLGYIPWDEGIASTFLWKELLERRGFEVDARQLEAGALYTGLAGGQIDFQTDSWLPVTHAKYWEKYGKKLEDLGSWYGPTSLELAVPSYMKDVRSLADLKGKSGQFKGRIIGIEPSAGEMSILKDKVLGEYGLDGEYKVVDGSTPGMLAELKRAYEKKEPVAVVLWSPHWAYSSYQLTKLEDPKGAWGKGDGIHTLARKDFGSDEPEVAKWLRSFKLTEEQLTGLEAKIQEAGKGKEQQAVRTWLTDHPEIDKLA, from the coding sequence ATGCCCCGCCTGCACCTCGGCGCCTGGGTCGACAGCGGTGTCGACTTCCTCCAGCGCCACCTGTCCTGGCTGTTCGACGCCATCAGCACGGTGGTCACCGGCCTCTACGACGGCATCGACGCCGTCCTGAACGCCCCCGCGCCCCTGCTGTTCGCCGGCATCCTCGCCGTCGCCGCCTGGTGGCTGCGCGGCCTGCTCGCCGCGCTCCTGGCCTTCGTGGGCTTCGCACTCGTCGACTCCGTCGGCCTGTGGTCCGAAGCCATGTCCACGCTCTCCCTCGTGCTGGTCGCCACCCTGGTCACGCTGTTCTTCGCGGTCCCGCTGGGCATCTGGGCCTCCCGCTCCGACCGGGTCAGCGCCGTCCTGCGGCCCGTCCTGGACTTCATGCAGACCATGCCGGCCATGGTCTACCTGATCCCCGGCATCATCTTCTTCGGCGTGGGCGTCGTGCCCGGCATCATCGCCACGATCATCTTCTCGCTGCCGCCCGGCGTCAGGATGACCGAACTCGGCATCCGGCAGGTCGACGGCGAACTGGTCGAGGCGGCCGACGCCTTCGGCACCACCCCGCGCGACACCCTGGTACGGGTCCAGCTCCCGCTGGCCCTGCCCACCATCATGGCCGGCATCAACCAGGTCATCATGCTGGGCCTGTCCATGGTCGTCATCGCCGGCATGGTCGGCGGCGGCGGACTCGGCGGAGCCGTCTACCGGGCCATCGGCAACGTCGACATCGGCCTCGGCTTCGAGGCCGGCATCTCCATCGTCATCCTCGCCATGTACCTGGACCGGATGACCGGCGCCCTCGGCCGCCAGGTCTCCCCGCTCGGCCGGCGCGCCCTGGCCAAGACCCAGGCCGCCGCGCGCGGCGCCGCCAAGCTGTGGAACCACCGGCCCCAGCCCGCGTACGCGGTCACCGGAGCCGTGGTCCTCGCCCTCGTCGCGGGTGGTCTCGGCGCCTTCGGCGGCTCGGACCAGCCGAAGACCACGGCGAGCGGCGCCGAGAACGTCGGCAAGGGCCGCAAGATCAACCTCGGCTACATCCCGTGGGACGAGGGCATCGCCTCCACCTTCCTCTGGAAGGAACTGCTGGAGCGGCGCGGCTTCGAGGTCGACGCCCGCCAGCTGGAGGCCGGCGCGCTCTACACCGGCCTGGCCGGTGGACAGATCGACTTCCAGACCGACTCCTGGCTGCCCGTCACCCACGCGAAGTACTGGGAGAAGTACGGGAAGAAGCTGGAGGACCTGGGCTCCTGGTACGGTCCGACCTCGCTGGAGCTGGCCGTTCCCTCGTACATGAAGGACGTGCGCTCGCTCGCCGACCTCAAGGGCAAGTCCGGGCAGTTCAAGGGCCGGATCATCGGCATCGAGCCGAGCGCCGGCGAGATGTCGATCCTCAAGGACAAGGTGCTCGGGGAGTACGGCCTCGACGGCGAGTACAAGGTCGTCGACGGCTCCACCCCGGGCATGCTCGCCGAGCTGAAGCGGGCCTACGAGAAGAAGGAGCCCGTCGCGGTCGTCCTGTGGTCCCCGCACTGGGCCTACTCCTCCTACCAGCTCACCAAGTTGGAGGACCCCAAGGGGGCCTGGGGCAAGGGCGACGGCATCCACACCCTGGCCCGCAAGGACTTCGGCTCGGACGAGCCCGAGGTCGCCAAGTGGCTGCGCTCCTTCAAGCTGACCGAGGAGCAGCTGACCGGCCTGGAAGCCAAGATCCAGGAGGCCGGCAAGGGCAAGGAACAGCAGGCGGTCCGCACCTGGCTGACCGATCACCCCGAGATCGACAAACTGGCCTGA
- a CDS encoding MMPL family transporter: MIRALTGYATRSPWKVIALWAVLGIALALLGQALVFRATQASSGAFLPADYDSAAALRVAERHFGARPDANPSTVLVARADGEPLTAADERRIDAEAAKLARRPVVMPRSEDALPFARDHSQRPLVEPVVTAPDRGFRLLSVELTGNPTDPGVQDLYRAFREQARAEFAEAGLRTGFTGGLADTVDSADAGKTRSTVVGIVMVVVIVLLHVLVFRSFLAALLPLLAVSVIGGAAAGAVVGSAVLAGIDLDPSTPQLINVVLVGIGIDYFLFLLFRFREQLRDRPQQSGRAAAAEVAGRVGTAITSAALTIVAAFSTLGVATFGQFRVLGPAIAVAVLVMLVGSLTLMPAILAVAGRRMFWPSRGLKGQPREGVAARMGDRVARRPLTVVFASVALLGALAAGLVGMRMDYGQSGGDGERTAAAGTAAEIAGALPAGVSDPTGVYVTASDGGVLSAERLGGLAEALTAVDGVGQVAPTVLSEDRKAARIDVFPTADPHRQEVRDLVSGPIRNTVAAHRPAGTEAHVGGTAAVFADISKAVDKDLRVVFPVAAVLITLILLVLLRSLLAPAVLMISVGLGFAATLGASALVFQHALGRSGVDFTLPLVLFLFVVALGTDYNILIGDRIREEMERPGPARAAVARAVRHTAPTIATAGLVLAASFGSLAVGPGSATQQIGFATALGILLSAFVLSIALVPALAALLGWSIWWPLPPRRAAGPAEPVPAPAEPRVRVG; the protein is encoded by the coding sequence GTGATCCGCGCCCTGACCGGCTACGCCACCCGAAGTCCGTGGAAGGTGATCGCGCTGTGGGCGGTGCTGGGCATCGCCCTGGCCCTGCTGGGCCAGGCACTCGTCTTCCGCGCCACCCAGGCCTCGTCGGGCGCCTTCCTGCCGGCCGACTACGACTCGGCCGCCGCGTTGCGGGTCGCCGAGCGGCACTTCGGGGCCAGGCCCGACGCCAACCCCTCCACCGTGCTGGTGGCCCGCGCCGACGGGGAACCGCTGACCGCCGCCGACGAGCGGCGCATCGACGCGGAGGCCGCGAAGCTGGCCCGGCGCCCGGTCGTGATGCCCCGGTCCGAGGACGCGCTTCCGTTCGCGCGGGACCACTCCCAACGGCCCCTGGTCGAACCGGTCGTGACGGCCCCGGATCGGGGATTCCGGTTGCTGTCCGTGGAGCTGACCGGAAACCCCACGGATCCCGGGGTGCAGGACCTGTACCGCGCCTTCCGGGAGCAGGCGCGGGCCGAGTTCGCGGAGGCGGGGCTGCGGACCGGGTTCACCGGTGGCCTGGCCGACACCGTGGACTCCGCGGACGCCGGCAAGACCCGTTCGACCGTCGTGGGCATCGTGATGGTCGTGGTGATCGTGCTGCTGCACGTCCTCGTCTTCCGCAGCTTCCTGGCGGCGCTACTTCCGCTGCTCGCGGTGAGTGTGATCGGGGGCGCGGCGGCGGGCGCCGTGGTCGGTTCGGCCGTGCTGGCCGGGATCGATCTCGACCCGTCCACACCCCAATTGATCAACGTGGTGCTGGTGGGCATCGGCATCGACTACTTCCTGTTCCTGCTGTTCCGCTTCCGCGAGCAGTTGCGCGATCGGCCACAGCAGTCCGGTCGGGCCGCGGCGGCGGAGGTGGCGGGCCGGGTGGGCACGGCGATCACCTCGGCGGCGCTGACCATCGTGGCGGCGTTCTCCACGCTCGGGGTGGCCACGTTCGGCCAGTTCCGGGTCCTGGGTCCGGCCATCGCCGTGGCCGTACTGGTGATGCTGGTCGGCAGTCTGACCCTGATGCCGGCGATCCTCGCCGTCGCCGGGCGCAGGATGTTCTGGCCCTCCCGGGGGTTGAAGGGGCAGCCCCGCGAGGGTGTGGCCGCGCGGATGGGCGACCGGGTGGCCCGACGCCCCCTCACGGTGGTGTTCGCCTCGGTGGCCTTGTTGGGGGCGCTGGCGGCGGGGCTGGTGGGGATGCGGATGGACTACGGGCAGAGCGGCGGGGACGGGGAGCGCACGGCCGCGGCGGGCACGGCGGCGGAGATCGCCGGCGCGCTGCCGGCCGGGGTGTCCGACCCCACCGGCGTCTACGTCACCGCCTCCGACGGGGGCGTGCTGAGCGCGGAGCGGCTCGGGGGGCTCGCCGAGGCGCTCACCGCGGTCGACGGGGTGGGTCAGGTGGCCCCGACCGTCCTGAGCGAGGACCGGAAGGCGGCCCGGATCGACGTGTTCCCGACGGCCGATCCCCATCGGCAGGAGGTCCGCGACCTGGTCTCGGGGCCGATCCGGAACACGGTGGCCGCGCACCGGCCGGCCGGTACCGAGGCGCATGTCGGCGGGACCGCGGCGGTGTTCGCGGACATCTCGAAGGCCGTGGACAAGGACCTGAGGGTGGTCTTCCCGGTGGCGGCGGTCCTGATCACGCTCATCCTGCTGGTGCTGTTGCGCAGCCTGCTCGCCCCGGCCGTCCTGATGATCTCCGTGGGGTTGGGCTTCGCCGCCACCCTGGGCGCCTCGGCGCTGGTCTTCCAGCACGCCCTGGGCCGGTCCGGGGTGGACTTCACGCTGCCGCTGGTGCTGTTCCTGTTCGTGGTCGCGTTGGGCACCGACTACAACATCCTGATCGGCGACCGGATCCGGGAGGAGATGGAGCGGCCCGGTCCGGCCCGTGCGGCGGTGGCCCGCGCGGTGCGGCACACCGCTCCGACGATCGCGACGGCGGGCCTGGTGCTGGCCGCCTCGTTCGGCAGCCTGGCCGTCGGTCCCGGGTCGGCGACGCAGCAGATCGGTTTCGCGACGGCGCTCGGGATCCTGCTCTCGGCCTTCGTCCTGTCGATCGCACTGGTCCCGGCGCTGGCGGCGCTGCTGGGGTGGAGCATCTGGTGGCCGCTGCCGCCGCGCCGGGCGGCGGGCCCGGCCGAGCCCGTACCGGCTCCTGCCGAACCGCGGGTCCGGGTCGGCTGA
- a CDS encoding helix-turn-helix transcriptional regulator, whose product MLVTIARDPAVRLRDVAATCGLTERTVQTIVTDLEADGYLQRVRDGRRNRYEISVGAVFRHPAEAGVQVAGLLALLTGAPAAPDRRATGHETARATEDGAAPPTGRTTPERLPSEHSRPE is encoded by the coding sequence GTGCTCGTGACGATCGCGCGAGACCCTGCCGTACGCCTGCGCGACGTGGCCGCCACCTGCGGACTCACCGAGCGCACCGTGCAGACGATCGTCACCGACCTGGAAGCCGACGGATACCTCCAGCGCGTGCGTGACGGACGTCGCAATCGGTACGAGATCTCCGTGGGCGCCGTTTTCCGGCACCCCGCGGAGGCGGGCGTGCAGGTGGCCGGGCTCCTCGCACTCCTCACCGGCGCCCCCGCCGCGCCGGACCGGCGCGCGACCGGGCACGAGACGGCTCGCGCGACCGAGGACGGCGCCGCCCCGCCGACCGGCCGGACGACACCGGAACGGCTGCCCTCGGAGCACTCGCGCCCCGAATGA
- a CDS encoding SigB/SigF/SigG family RNA polymerase sigma factor — protein sequence MPVPAPSSQIDAATAAVPRPRRSTAAGLPRIDDPREMAPADARELSRVFFKRLRELTEGTPEYQYVRNTLIEMNASLVQYAVRRFRTRGEGGDMEDIVQVGTIGLIKAIDRFDPSRENEFSTLAMPYITGEIKRHFRDTSWAVHVPRRLQELRIDIAKAKEELTVRLDRSPTVADLAEHLDLSADEVVEGLVAANGHTSGSLDAPHTEHSDGPTEGHTLADVMGEDEPAMELVEDIQSLAPLLEQLTDRERRMLQMRFGEELTQAQIGAALGISQMQVSRLLTRLLAHLRDSMLADADHTEGSAAHAA from the coding sequence ATGCCGGTCCCTGCCCCGTCCTCCCAGATCGACGCCGCCACCGCCGCCGTCCCCCGGCCCCGCCGGAGCACCGCCGCCGGCCTGCCGCGGATCGACGACCCCCGGGAGATGGCCCCCGCGGACGCCCGCGAACTGTCGCGGGTCTTCTTCAAGCGGCTCCGCGAGCTCACCGAGGGCACCCCGGAGTACCAGTACGTCCGCAACACGCTGATCGAGATGAACGCCTCACTCGTCCAGTACGCCGTCCGCCGCTTCCGCACCCGCGGCGAGGGCGGCGACATGGAGGACATCGTCCAGGTCGGCACGATCGGCCTGATCAAGGCCATCGACCGGTTCGACCCGAGCCGGGAGAACGAGTTCTCCACCCTCGCCATGCCGTACATCACCGGCGAGATCAAGCGGCACTTCCGTGACACCAGCTGGGCCGTCCACGTGCCGCGCCGGCTCCAGGAGCTGCGCATCGACATCGCGAAGGCCAAGGAGGAGCTGACCGTCCGCCTGGACCGCTCCCCGACCGTCGCCGATCTCGCCGAGCACCTCGACCTCAGCGCCGACGAGGTCGTCGAGGGCCTGGTGGCCGCCAACGGCCACACCTCCGGCTCGCTCGACGCCCCGCACACCGAGCACAGCGACGGCCCGACCGAGGGCCACACCCTCGCCGACGTCATGGGCGAGGACGAGCCGGCGATGGAACTCGTCGAGGACATCCAGTCCCTGGCCCCGCTCCTCGAACAGCTCACGGACCGTGAGCGCCGGATGCTCCAGATGCGCTTCGGCGAGGAGCTCACCCAGGCCCAGATCGGCGCCGCGCTCGGCATCTCCCAGATGCAGGTTTCGCGTCTGCTGACGCGGCTCCTGGCTCATCTGCGCGACTCCATGCTGGCCGACGCGGACCACACCGAGGGATCGGCCGCGCACGCCGCCTGA
- a CDS encoding GntR family transcriptional regulator: protein MPSPSRGGAPAAMPKYQRIAAALRQELDHTAQTPGARLPSERSLAARYQVNRQTIRAALQHLRADGLIVTGRRGTRPVAAPAPVPAAAPAIGTVPARCWVAFVSLAPTHAALLGMRGGERTLVHHRRERHSAGETLQHAVTYLSPAVVAATPELSALCRHTAVRDEDLGPLHRWLDHATATGRVAETITMTRTSHPSTSSTACGLSVRRTLHDGSGRLLAVTDLAFPTWDRLTFHRDRAAGGYRVS, encoded by the coding sequence ATGCCCTCCCCTTCGCGGGGCGGCGCCCCGGCCGCCATGCCCAAGTACCAGCGAATCGCCGCAGCGCTGCGGCAGGAGCTCGATCACACCGCGCAGACCCCCGGCGCGAGACTGCCCTCCGAACGCAGCCTCGCCGCCCGCTACCAGGTCAACCGGCAGACCATTCGAGCCGCGCTCCAACACCTGCGTGCGGACGGGCTGATCGTCACCGGCCGGCGCGGCACCCGGCCCGTCGCGGCGCCCGCGCCCGTCCCGGCCGCGGCGCCGGCCATCGGCACCGTGCCCGCCCGGTGTTGGGTCGCGTTCGTCAGCCTGGCTCCGACCCACGCCGCGCTGCTCGGCATGAGGGGCGGTGAGCGCACCCTCGTGCACCACCGCCGCGAACGGCACTCGGCGGGCGAGACCCTCCAGCACGCGGTCACCTACCTCAGCCCCGCCGTGGTGGCCGCCACCCCCGAACTGTCCGCGCTGTGTCGCCACACCGCCGTCCGGGACGAGGACCTCGGGCCGCTGCACCGTTGGCTCGACCACGCGACGGCGACCGGACGGGTCGCCGAGACCATCACCATGACCCGCACCAGCCACCCGTCGACCTCCTCCACCGCCTGCGGGCTGAGCGTCCGCCGCACCCTCCACGACGGCTCCGGTCGACTGCTCGCCGTCACCGACCTGGCCTTCCCGACCTGGGACCGGCTGACCTTCCACCGGGACCGGGCGGCGGGCGGGTACCGCGTCAGCTGA
- a CDS encoding sensor histidine kinase, whose protein sequence is MSTRRGGDPYVPRGPRALAQGFTWTRNDALVAIGSGAVDLTGYSIGTMDAGLTLSVPAFGLLVLASLALPARRRHPVGVFAAALVLAAVFNLVSPLSPGFTANLAVALYSVAMTRGPAAVTAGALAVLPIPLIGRNGRWVDAGWGVFGNLVAAVIVVAAGVAVRRRQHEVAAHRKLLADRAVAEERRRIARELHDIVAHHITTMQLMAGGARANLAHDPEAARDALVTLEGSGRMALREMRQLLDVLRAGEEPEHTPPAPQPGAGDLGRIITESRLAGMETRFTVHGRARPLPPTVGLTVFRIVQEALTNARKHAGPARADVRLTYGPDEITVEVSDDGAGVPPPRPLPSASEPGAGYGLVGMRERVALQGGTLEAAPIDGGGFRVAARMPATSGAAGGEGE, encoded by the coding sequence ATGAGCACGCGTCGAGGGGGCGACCCGTACGTCCCGCGCGGCCCGCGGGCCCTGGCGCAGGGGTTCACCTGGACCCGCAATGACGCCCTGGTGGCCATCGGGTCCGGCGCGGTGGACCTGACCGGCTACTCGATCGGGACCATGGACGCCGGACTGACCCTCAGCGTCCCCGCGTTCGGCCTGTTGGTGCTCGCCTCGCTGGCCCTGCCGGCCCGGCGCCGGCACCCGGTGGGCGTGTTCGCGGCGGCACTCGTCCTCGCCGCGGTCTTCAATCTGGTCAGCCCCCTCTCCCCGGGGTTCACGGCCAACCTGGCCGTCGCCCTGTACTCGGTCGCCATGACGCGCGGCCCCGCCGCGGTCACGGCCGGTGCCCTGGCCGTCCTGCCGATCCCGCTCATCGGCCGCAACGGGCGGTGGGTCGACGCGGGCTGGGGTGTCTTCGGCAACCTCGTCGCGGCGGTCATCGTCGTCGCCGCGGGTGTCGCGGTCCGCCGCCGGCAGCACGAGGTCGCGGCGCACCGCAAGTTGCTCGCCGACCGCGCGGTGGCCGAGGAACGCCGCCGCATCGCCCGCGAACTGCACGACATCGTGGCCCACCACATCACCACCATGCAGCTGATGGCCGGCGGGGCCCGGGCCAACCTCGCCCACGACCCGGAGGCAGCCCGGGACGCCCTGGTCACCCTGGAGGGCTCGGGGCGGATGGCGCTGCGCGAGATGCGTCAACTGCTCGACGTGCTGCGGGCCGGGGAGGAACCCGAACACACCCCGCCCGCCCCGCAACCAGGGGCGGGGGACCTGGGCCGGATCATCACCGAGTCCCGACTGGCGGGGATGGAGACCCGGTTCACCGTCCACGGCCGGGCCCGGCCCCTGCCGCCGACGGTCGGCCTGACGGTCTTCCGGATCGTGCAGGAGGCCCTGACCAACGCCCGCAAGCACGCGGGACCCGCACGGGCCGACGTGCGCCTGACGTACGGCCCGGACGAGATCACGGTGGAGGTCAGCGACGACGGGGCGGGCGTGCCGCCGCCCCGCCCGCTCCCCTCGGCGTCGGAGCCCGGCGCCGGGTACGGTCTGGTGGGAATGCGTGAACGAGTCGCCCTGCAAGGCGGCACCCTGGAGGCCGCGCCGATCGACGGCGGCGGCTTCCGGGTGGCGGCCCGCATGCCGGCGACATCGGGCGCGGCCGGGGGAGAGGGAGAGTGA
- a CDS encoding VanZ family protein translates to MNPIRHRNPVPGTGAHPALRALAMAAALGATVAFSVVLARLTLEPSPASEALTYSNVHPGQSIRAYVNHGTAREAARQIGGNLLLGVPFGVLLPVLVPQVRGLARVVLCTTVVMTLVELVQGALVTGRAFDVDDVILNTTGALLGYLLLGRRLGRAVHPRRTHWWHRFTRREAEAEVVKPRPARPWHRFTRRHPESEGGAAG, encoded by the coding sequence ATGAATCCGATACGGCACAGGAATCCGGTACCCGGGACGGGAGCGCATCCGGCGCTGCGGGCACTCGCGATGGCGGCCGCGCTGGGGGCGACGGTGGCCTTCAGCGTGGTGCTCGCCCGGCTGACGCTGGAGCCCTCCCCGGCTTCGGAGGCGCTGACGTACAGCAACGTGCACCCGGGGCAGTCGATCCGTGCCTACGTCAATCACGGCACGGCCCGCGAGGCCGCGCGTCAGATCGGCGGGAACCTGCTGCTGGGGGTGCCGTTCGGGGTGCTGCTGCCGGTGCTGGTGCCGCAGGTCCGCGGTCTCGCGCGCGTCGTGCTGTGCACGACGGTCGTGATGACCCTCGTCGAGCTCGTCCAGGGGGCCCTGGTCACGGGGCGGGCCTTCGACGTCGACGACGTGATCCTGAACACGACGGGCGCGCTGCTCGGCTACCTGCTGTTGGGGCGGCGGCTGGGGCGGGCCGTGCATCCGCGGCGTACGCACTGGTGGCACCGCTTCACCCGGCGAGAGGCCGAGGCCGAGGTCGTGAAGCCGCGACCCGCGCGCCCGTGGCACCGCTTCACCCGGCGGCACCCCGAGAGCGAGGGGGGTGCGGCCGGGTGA
- a CDS encoding IucA/IucC family protein produces the protein MDRMEPVDLNAAADALAAAPLLNCLLREAADPTGEAGLHRLRGSGRLLRVAGGRRPERPELLLGNGRHPLGLAELVKLASDELRLYTGVSNDELPTEIADSRDAVAALLAARAVAPAPQDPYLRSEQALVMGHPHHPAPKSRGGAPAASWLPYAPEAHARFPLVLLGLREDQVVEEGPPAASEAIDSLADLLDGPRPPAGYRLLPAHPWQLDLVGGLPAVREAFADGRLLRLGPTRRPVWPTASIRTLYAPDPSADVFVKFSLDVRITNDVRRLWRHDLLRLRRTDSAVEAGFAELRREGSQAVWLADRGYRTAGFAFEELAVLVRDGLRGQGLPGTDPLLAAALAEGFRGSPLAATPDPAGWWRAYLRHVVPPVLELFARRGIVLEAHLQNCLVAVDGRGMPVQALFRDAEGVKLPGDLSPEAGRQRLLYCLVVNHLAEVGGALAEAHPAVVGQVWPAVREEFLRCQAATGLAEIGELLTAPSLPAKTNLLLRWTRADGADARYLPLPNPLRG, from the coding sequence ATGGATCGAATGGAACCAGTGGACCTCAACGCCGCAGCCGACGCCCTCGCAGCCGCTCCGCTGCTGAACTGCCTGCTGCGGGAGGCCGCCGATCCCACAGGTGAGGCGGGTCTCCACCGGCTGCGCGGCAGCGGGCGACTGCTGCGGGTGGCGGGCGGACGCCGGCCCGAGCGGCCGGAACTGCTCCTCGGGAACGGCCGGCATCCGCTCGGCCTCGCGGAACTGGTCAAGCTCGCCTCGGACGAGCTGCGCCTGTACACGGGCGTCTCCAACGACGAACTGCCGACGGAGATCGCCGACAGCCGGGACGCCGTCGCCGCGCTGCTGGCCGCCCGGGCCGTGGCCCCGGCCCCGCAGGACCCCTACCTCCGGTCCGAACAGGCGCTGGTGATGGGCCATCCGCACCACCCGGCCCCCAAGTCGCGGGGAGGCGCGCCCGCCGCGAGCTGGCTGCCGTACGCACCCGAGGCCCACGCCCGGTTCCCGCTGGTCCTGCTCGGCCTGCGGGAGGACCAGGTGGTCGAGGAGGGCCCGCCGGCCGCCTCCGAGGCGATCGACTCGCTCGCCGACCTCCTCGACGGCCCGCGCCCGCCCGCCGGGTACCGGCTGCTGCCGGCGCACCCCTGGCAGCTGGACCTGGTCGGCGGCCTCCCCGCGGTGCGCGAGGCCTTCGCCGACGGGCGGCTGCTGCGCCTCGGACCGACCCGGCGCCCGGTCTGGCCGACCGCCTCGATCCGGACCCTGTACGCGCCCGATCCGAGCGCCGACGTGTTCGTCAAGTTCAGCCTCGACGTCCGCATCACCAACGACGTCCGCCGACTGTGGAGGCACGACCTGCTGAGGCTGAGGCGCACGGACTCCGCCGTCGAGGCCGGCTTCGCCGAACTGCGGCGCGAGGGCTCGCAGGCCGTCTGGCTGGCCGACCGGGGTTACCGCACCGCCGGGTTCGCCTTCGAGGAACTGGCCGTCCTGGTCCGCGACGGACTGCGCGGACAGGGGCTGCCGGGGACCGATCCGCTGCTGGCCGCCGCGCTCGCGGAGGGCTTCCGGGGCAGCCCGTTGGCCGCCACGCCGGACCCGGCCGGGTGGTGGCGGGCGTATCTGCGCCATGTCGTGCCCCCCGTGCTGGAGTTGTTCGCCCGGCGGGGGATCGTCCTGGAGGCACACCTCCAGAACTGCCTGGTCGCGGTCGACGGCCGGGGCATGCCGGTGCAGGCCCTCTTCCGCGACGCGGAGGGCGTGAAACTCCCGGGGGACCTGTCGCCGGAGGCCGGCCGGCAGCGGCTTCTGTACTGCCTGGTGGTCAACCACCTGGCCGAGGTCGGCGGGGCGCTGGCCGAGGCGCATCCGGCCGTCGTCGGCCAGGTGTGGCCCGCCGTCCGGGAGGAGTTCCTGCGCTGCCAGGCCGCGACCGGGCTCGCGGAGATCGGCGAACTGTTGACCGCCCCGTCGCTGCCGGCCAAGACGAACCTGCTGTTGAGGTGGACCCGGGCGGACGGCGCGGACGCGCGCTACCTGCCGCTGCCGAACCCGCTGAGGGGGTAG
- a CDS encoding glycine betaine/L-proline ABC transporter ATP-binding protein — MSTLQAEHVYKVFGRHPDGAADAVRALERGADRDELRADGTTAAVIDASFSVEPGQIFVVMGLSGSGKSTLLRMLNGLLEPTSGRILFDGEDLTALTARELRRVRSTKISMVFQHFALFPHRDVLANAAYGLEVQGVPRAERERRAAEALELCGLGGWENSWPDELSGGMQQRVGLARALATDADLLLMDESFSALDPLIRRDMQDQLLELQRRLKKTIVFITHDLNEAMRLGDGIAVMRDGRIVQLGTAEDILMRPADDYVASFIQDVDRSRVLTADAVMDVPLPDADACACPTVGTDTPLAELCAVSARVPHPVAVTDKEGAVVGSVPQDRLIAFIGDEQRPPMHCAEVAA; from the coding sequence GTGTCCACGCTCCAGGCCGAGCACGTCTACAAGGTGTTCGGCAGACACCCCGATGGCGCCGCCGACGCCGTCCGCGCTCTCGAACGCGGCGCCGACCGCGACGAGCTCCGCGCCGACGGAACGACGGCCGCTGTGATCGACGCGTCCTTCAGCGTCGAACCCGGCCAGATCTTCGTCGTCATGGGGCTGTCCGGATCCGGCAAGTCCACGCTGCTGCGCATGCTCAACGGACTGCTGGAGCCCACCTCGGGACGCATCCTCTTCGACGGCGAGGACCTCACCGCGCTCACCGCGCGCGAGCTGCGCCGGGTCCGCTCCACCAAGATCAGCATGGTGTTCCAGCACTTCGCGCTGTTTCCGCACCGCGACGTCCTGGCGAACGCCGCGTACGGACTGGAGGTCCAGGGCGTCCCCCGGGCCGAGCGCGAACGGCGCGCCGCCGAGGCGCTCGAGCTGTGCGGGCTCGGCGGTTGGGAGAACTCCTGGCCCGACGAGCTGTCCGGCGGCATGCAGCAGCGCGTGGGCCTCGCCCGCGCCCTCGCCACCGACGCCGACCTGCTGCTGATGGACGAGTCCTTCAGCGCCCTCGACCCGCTGATCCGCCGCGACATGCAGGATCAGCTGCTCGAACTCCAGCGGCGCCTGAAGAAGACCATCGTCTTCATCACCCACGACCTCAACGAGGCCATGCGCCTCGGCGACGGCATCGCCGTCATGCGCGACGGCCGGATCGTCCAGCTGGGCACCGCCGAGGACATCCTGATGCGGCCGGCCGACGACTACGTGGCCTCCTTCATCCAGGACGTCGACCGTTCCCGCGTCCTCACGGCGGACGCCGTCATGGACGTCCCGCTCCCGGACGCCGACGCCTGTGCCTGTCCGACGGTCGGCACCGACACCCCGCTCGCCGAACTGTGCGCCGTCAGCGCCCGGGTCCCGCACCCGGTCGCCGTCACCGACAAGGAGGGCGCCGTGGTCGGCTCCGTGCCGCAGGACCGCCTCATCGCCTTCATCGGCGACGAACAACGGCCCCCGATGCACTGCGCGGAGGTGGCAGCCTGA